One window of the Klebsiella oxytoca genome contains the following:
- a CDS encoding MFS transporter has product MTPSPLTSRAAGWIIFVLALGAGFSVASIYYAQPLLPLMGANLHLSIEGMGLVPTLTQAGYALGILFLLPLGDRHDRRKLILIKSVTLALLLLLCSLTGQLTSLLIVSLLIGMAATMAQDIVPAAAILAPAGKQGKMVGTVMTGLLLGILLSRTVSGLVGAMFGWRVMYQAAAVSIALIGLVMWRVLPRFEIHSTLGYPQLMKSMAHLWKRYPALRRAAFAQGFLSIAFSAFWSTLAVMLMEHYQMGSAVAGGFGIAGAAGALAAPLAGSLADRFGAEKVTQMGAALVTVSFALMFLLPALPPHGQLILIAISAVGFDLGLQSSLVSHQNLVYGLEPQARGRLNALLFTGVFVGMSLGSVLGSKLYVIAGWSGVVTLAVIAGAIALGIRLLESARVMSAQRTAR; this is encoded by the coding sequence ATGACACCGTCTCCACTTACCTCCCGCGCTGCCGGGTGGATAATTTTCGTTCTCGCACTTGGCGCAGGCTTCAGCGTCGCCTCAATCTATTACGCGCAGCCGCTGCTGCCGCTGATGGGAGCGAATCTGCATTTGAGTATTGAGGGTATGGGCCTGGTTCCAACACTGACTCAGGCGGGCTATGCATTGGGTATTCTTTTCCTTCTTCCGCTTGGCGACCGTCACGATCGCAGAAAGCTGATTCTGATAAAAAGCGTTACCCTGGCACTCCTTTTGCTGCTTTGCAGTCTCACCGGTCAGTTAACTTCTTTACTGATTGTCAGCCTGCTTATCGGAATGGCTGCAACAATGGCGCAGGATATTGTACCGGCCGCCGCTATTCTGGCTCCGGCAGGCAAACAGGGGAAAATGGTGGGGACCGTCATGACCGGACTACTGCTGGGGATCCTGCTGTCGAGAACCGTCAGCGGGCTGGTGGGAGCCATGTTCGGCTGGCGAGTGATGTATCAGGCTGCCGCCGTCAGCATTGCGCTGATTGGTCTGGTGATGTGGCGCGTTCTGCCGCGCTTTGAGATTCACTCCACCCTTGGCTACCCGCAGCTCATGAAATCTATGGCGCATCTGTGGAAGCGCTATCCGGCCCTGCGTCGTGCCGCATTCGCCCAGGGATTTCTGTCTATCGCCTTCAGCGCATTCTGGTCAACGCTTGCGGTCATGTTAATGGAACACTATCAGATGGGCAGCGCGGTAGCGGGTGGTTTTGGTATCGCTGGTGCCGCCGGAGCGCTCGCCGCGCCTCTGGCCGGTAGCCTGGCCGATAGGTTCGGCGCCGAGAAAGTCACGCAAATGGGAGCCGCGCTGGTTACCGTTTCGTTTGCCCTGATGTTTTTACTGCCGGCCCTTCCGCCGCATGGCCAGCTGATCCTGATAGCCATTTCGGCTGTTGGATTTGACCTTGGACTACAATCCAGCCTCGTATCCCACCAGAATCTGGTGTATGGCCTTGAACCTCAGGCTCGCGGTCGTCTCAATGCGCTGCTGTTCACCGGCGTGTTTGTTGGGATGTCGCTTGGTTCCGTACTGGGAAGCAAACTGTATGTCATCGCAGGCTGGAGCGGCGTGGTCACTCTGGCGGTGATTGCCGGCGCGATTGCTCTTGGCATCCGTCTTCTGGAAAGCGCACGGGTTATGTCAGCGCAACGAACCGCCAGATAA
- the rne gene encoding ribonuclease E, which yields MKRMLINATQQEELRVALVDGQRLYDLDIESPGHEQKKANIYKGKITRIEPSLEAAFVDYGAERHGFLPLKEIAREYFPANYNSHGRPNIKDVLREGQEVIVQIDKEERGNKGAALTTFISLAGSYLVLMPNNPRAGGISRRIEGDDRTELKEALASLELPDGMGLIVRTAGVGKSAEALQWDLSFRLKHWEAIQKAAESRPAPFLIHQESNVIVRAFRDYLRQDIGEILIDNPKVLELARQHIAALGRPDFSSKIKLYTGEIPLFSHYQIESQIESAFQREVRLPSGGSIVIDSTEALTAIDINSARATRGGDIEETAFNTNLEAADEIARQLRLRDLGGLIVIDFIDMTPVRHQRAVENRLREAVRQDRARIQISHISRFGLLEMSRQRLSPSLGESSHHVCPRCSGTGTVRDNESLSLSILRLIEEEALKENTKEVHAIVPVPIASYLLNEKRAAVSAIETRQTDVRVIIVPNDQMETPHYSVLRVRKGEETSTLSYLLPKLHEEEMAMPSDEEPAERKLPEQPALAAFVMPDAPPAPTQEAPAKAAATVSAAPASMTTAPAQPGLVSRLLSALKNMFSGAEEAKPADVQVAKKAEEKSERQQDRRKPRNNNRRDRNDRRDNRDNRDNRAENSEGRESRESREENRRNRREKQQNAEPRENRQTAVEDSEKGKSRDEQQPRRERNRRRNDDKRQVQQDAKAQTREEPVTQDSEQEERVQTMPRRKPRQLAQKIRIESAAAEQVIEPVVEAQPIAEAPALQPEAPAPRTELAKVDLPAVVETANEHDDNSESRESNGMPRRSRRSPRHLRVSGQRRRRYRDERYPTQSPMPLTVACASPEMASGKVWIRYPVVRPQDQQQEEAQVQEFSAAAVEPVIAPAVAAEPVVSEVIAPAVAEEPVVVPVATVEPLPVISEPVVPVVETTHPEAIATPVDEQPQLIAEADQTVAEEVVAEAVEAVVEDAVEPEAVVVASEPVAVEEPVTVVEAPAASAPAVEPVPAAEPVVETKPEAVKAPVVAVANRHASAPMTRAPAPDYVPEAPRHSDWIRPGFDFDGKGSAGGHSATHKATAGPTRPQPVE from the coding sequence ATGAAAAGAATGTTAATCAACGCAACTCAGCAGGAAGAGTTGCGCGTCGCCCTTGTTGATGGGCAGCGCCTGTACGACCTGGATATCGAAAGCCCCGGGCACGAACAGAAAAAAGCGAACATCTACAAAGGCAAAATCACTCGTATTGAACCTAGCCTCGAAGCCGCATTTGTTGATTATGGTGCCGAGCGTCATGGTTTCCTCCCCCTCAAAGAAATTGCCCGCGAATACTTCCCTGCAAACTACAATTCCCATGGTCGTCCAAACATTAAGGACGTACTGCGTGAAGGTCAGGAAGTTATTGTCCAGATTGATAAAGAAGAGCGAGGCAATAAAGGCGCCGCGCTTACCACCTTTATCAGCCTGGCGGGTAGTTACCTGGTACTGATGCCGAATAACCCACGCGCTGGCGGTATTTCACGCCGCATCGAGGGTGACGATCGTACCGAGCTAAAAGAAGCGCTGGCAAGCCTTGAGCTGCCGGACGGTATGGGACTTATCGTTCGCACCGCAGGCGTCGGCAAATCCGCTGAAGCGCTGCAGTGGGACCTGAGCTTCCGCCTGAAGCACTGGGAAGCCATCCAGAAAGCCGCAGAAAGCCGCCCTGCTCCGTTCCTGATCCATCAGGAAAGCAACGTGATTGTGCGCGCCTTCCGCGACTATCTGCGCCAGGATATCGGCGAAATCCTGATCGATAACCCGAAGGTGCTTGAGCTGGCCCGCCAGCACATCGCGGCGCTGGGGCGTCCGGATTTCAGCAGCAAAATTAAACTGTACACCGGTGAAATCCCGCTGTTCAGCCACTATCAGATCGAGTCGCAGATTGAATCCGCTTTCCAGCGTGAAGTTCGCCTGCCGTCCGGCGGTTCTATCGTTATCGATAGCACCGAAGCATTGACCGCTATCGACATCAACTCCGCTCGCGCAACTCGCGGCGGCGATATCGAAGAGACGGCGTTCAATACTAACCTCGAAGCGGCCGATGAGATTGCCCGCCAGCTGCGTCTGCGTGACCTCGGCGGCCTGATCGTTATCGACTTCATCGATATGACGCCGGTACGCCACCAGCGTGCGGTAGAAAACCGCCTGCGTGAAGCCGTGCGTCAGGACCGTGCGCGTATCCAGATCAGCCATATATCACGCTTTGGGCTGCTAGAAATGTCGCGCCAGCGTCTGAGCCCGTCGCTTGGCGAGTCCAGCCATCACGTCTGCCCGCGCTGTAGCGGAACGGGTACCGTACGTGATAACGAATCTCTGTCGCTCTCCATTCTGCGTTTGATCGAAGAAGAAGCGCTGAAAGAGAACACGAAAGAAGTGCACGCTATCGTTCCGGTGCCGATTGCCTCTTATCTGCTGAACGAAAAACGTGCTGCGGTAAGCGCGATTGAAACTCGCCAGACCGACGTGCGCGTGATTATCGTGCCAAACGACCAGATGGAAACGCCGCACTACTCCGTTCTGCGCGTACGGAAAGGCGAAGAAACCTCCACTCTGAGCTATCTGCTGCCGAAACTGCATGAAGAAGAGATGGCCATGCCTTCTGATGAAGAGCCGGCCGAGCGTAAACTGCCTGAACAACCGGCCCTGGCGGCATTCGTTATGCCTGACGCTCCGCCAGCCCCAACTCAGGAAGCACCGGCTAAGGCCGCGGCTACCGTTAGCGCAGCTCCTGCCTCGATGACGACGGCTCCGGCGCAGCCTGGCCTGGTATCTCGTCTCCTCAGCGCCTTGAAAAATATGTTCTCCGGTGCGGAAGAGGCTAAACCAGCAGACGTTCAGGTTGCGAAAAAAGCGGAAGAGAAATCCGAGCGTCAGCAGGACCGCCGTAAACCGCGTAATAACAACCGTCGCGATCGTAACGATCGTCGTGACAACCGGGATAATCGCGACAATCGTGCGGAAAATAGCGAAGGTCGGGAGTCTCGTGAGTCTCGCGAAGAAAACCGCCGTAACCGTCGTGAGAAGCAGCAAAATGCTGAGCCGCGCGAAAATCGCCAGACTGCGGTTGAGGATAGCGAAAAAGGTAAATCTCGCGATGAACAGCAGCCGCGCCGCGAACGTAATCGTCGTCGTAACGATGATAAACGTCAGGTTCAGCAGGATGCTAAAGCGCAAACTCGCGAAGAGCCGGTCACACAGGATAGCGAGCAGGAAGAACGCGTGCAGACTATGCCGCGCCGTAAGCCGCGCCAGCTGGCACAGAAGATTCGTATTGAATCAGCTGCCGCTGAGCAGGTTATCGAGCCGGTAGTAGAAGCACAGCCGATTGCAGAAGCTCCAGCCCTCCAGCCGGAAGCCCCAGCGCCGCGTACAGAACTGGCGAAAGTCGATCTGCCAGCGGTTGTTGAGACGGCAAACGAACATGATGACAACAGCGAATCCCGTGAATCTAACGGCATGCCGCGTCGTTCGCGTCGTTCACCTCGCCATCTTCGCGTCAGCGGCCAGCGTCGCCGTCGCTACCGTGATGAGCGTTATCCGACCCAGTCCCCGATGCCGCTGACCGTAGCCTGCGCATCGCCGGAAATGGCGTCTGGTAAAGTGTGGATCCGCTACCCGGTTGTTCGCCCGCAGGATCAGCAGCAGGAAGAAGCTCAGGTTCAGGAGTTTTCTGCCGCTGCGGTTGAGCCCGTAATCGCGCCAGCGGTCGCCGCTGAACCGGTTGTCTCTGAAGTTATCGCTCCTGCTGTTGCCGAAGAGCCTGTCGTAGTGCCGGTAGCAACCGTTGAGCCCCTGCCGGTTATTAGCGAACCTGTTGTTCCGGTCGTAGAAACCACCCATCCGGAAGCTATCGCCACTCCGGTTGATGAGCAGCCGCAGCTGATTGCTGAAGCTGACCAGACCGTAGCCGAAGAGGTAGTCGCAGAGGCCGTGGAAGCGGTTGTGGAAGATGCCGTCGAACCAGAAGCTGTGGTTGTTGCGTCAGAACCTGTTGCCGTCGAAGAGCCGGTAACGGTTGTTGAAGCGCCTGCCGCTTCCGCACCGGCTGTTGAGCCTGTGCCAGCAGCAGAACCGGTTGTCGAGACTAAACCAGAAGCCGTCAAGGCACCGGTTGTTGCGGTAGCTAATCGCCACGCATCCGCACCGATGACTCGTGCGCCAGCGCCTGACTATGTACCGGAAGCACCACGTCACAGCGATTGGATTCGCCCAGGCTTTGATTTTGACGGTAAAGGCTCCGCTGGCGGTCACAGCGCCACGCATAAAGCAACTGCCGGACCTACGCGTCCGCAACCCGTAGAGTAA
- the murJ gene encoding murein biosynthesis integral membrane protein MurJ produces the protein MNLLKSLAAVSSMTMFSRVLGFARDAIVARIFGAGMATDAFFVAFKLPNLLRRIFAEGAFSQAFVPILAEYKSKQGEDATRVFVAYVSGLLTLVLSLVTVAGMLAAPWVITVTAPGFADTPEKFALTTQLLRITFPYILLISLASLVGAILNTWNRFSVPAFAPTFLNVSMIGFALFAAPYFNPPMLAMAWAVTVGGILQLAWQLPHLKKIGMLVLPRINLKDAGAVRVVKQMGPAILGVSVSQISLIINTIFASFLVSGSVSWMYYADRLMEFPSGVLGVALGTILLPSLSKSFASGNHDEYCRLMDWGLRLCFLLALPSAVALGILAKPLTVALFQYGKFTAFDAAMTQRALVAYSIGLMGLIVVKVLAPGFYSRQDIKTPVKIAIVTLIMTQVMNLAFIGPLKHAGLSLSIGLAACLNAALLYWQLRKQKIFTPQPGWFLFLLRLVIAVIVMSAALLGVMYLMPEWSQGTMPFRLMRLMVVVVAGVVAYFATLLLLGFRVKEFARRTV, from the coding sequence ATGAACCTTTTAAAATCACTGGCGGCCGTCAGTTCGATGACCATGTTTTCGCGCGTGCTGGGTTTCGCGCGCGATGCGATTGTGGCGCGTATTTTTGGCGCAGGGATGGCAACTGACGCCTTCTTTGTCGCTTTTAAACTGCCGAATCTTTTACGGCGTATTTTTGCTGAAGGCGCGTTCTCTCAGGCTTTTGTGCCGATTCTTGCTGAATATAAAAGCAAGCAGGGCGAAGATGCGACACGGGTTTTCGTCGCCTATGTGTCGGGACTCTTGACGCTGGTCCTGTCGCTGGTGACCGTGGCCGGAATGCTGGCGGCGCCCTGGGTGATTACCGTTACCGCGCCGGGATTTGCTGATACCCCAGAGAAGTTTGCGCTGACCACGCAGCTATTGCGCATCACTTTTCCCTATATTTTATTGATTTCCCTGGCTTCATTAGTTGGGGCGATTCTTAATACCTGGAATCGCTTTTCGGTTCCCGCTTTTGCCCCGACGTTCCTTAACGTCAGCATGATTGGTTTTGCGCTGTTTGCTGCCCCGTATTTTAACCCACCGATGCTGGCAATGGCCTGGGCAGTGACGGTTGGCGGTATTTTGCAGCTTGCCTGGCAGCTACCGCACCTGAAAAAAATCGGCATGCTGGTGTTGCCGCGGATCAATCTCAAAGATGCGGGAGCGGTGCGGGTGGTGAAACAGATGGGGCCGGCGATCCTCGGCGTTTCCGTCAGCCAGATTTCACTGATCATTAATACCATTTTTGCCTCGTTCCTGGTTTCTGGCTCCGTGTCGTGGATGTACTACGCCGATCGCCTGATGGAGTTTCCGTCCGGCGTGCTTGGCGTAGCTCTGGGGACCATTTTGCTGCCTTCGCTGTCAAAAAGCTTTGCCAGCGGCAATCACGATGAATACTGCCGTTTGATGGACTGGGGATTGCGCCTGTGCTTCCTGCTCGCGCTGCCGAGCGCCGTGGCGTTAGGGATACTGGCCAAGCCGCTGACGGTAGCGCTATTCCAGTACGGGAAATTTACCGCTTTTGATGCTGCGATGACCCAGCGCGCGCTGGTGGCGTATTCTATCGGGCTGATGGGGCTTATCGTCGTGAAGGTTCTGGCCCCGGGGTTCTACTCGCGCCAGGATATTAAAACGCCGGTGAAAATTGCCATCGTTACGCTGATTATGACGCAGGTAATGAATCTCGCCTTTATTGGCCCGCTAAAGCACGCTGGCCTGTCGTTATCGATTGGTCTGGCGGCCTGTCTTAACGCCGCGCTGCTTTACTGGCAGCTGCGGAAACAGAAAATTTTTACTCCTCAGCCCGGCTGGTTCCTGTTCCTGCTGCGCCTGGTGATAGCCGTCATCGTGATGTCCGCTGCTCTTCTGGGCGTAATGTATCTGATGCCGGAATGGTCGCAGGGGACGATGCCGTTCCGCCTGATGCGTCTGATGGTGGTTGTGGTCGCTGGCGTTGTCGCCTATTTCGCGACGCTGCTGCTGCTGGGCTTCCGCGTGAAAGAGTTTGCTCGCCGTACGGTTTAA
- a CDS encoding Gfo/Idh/MocA family protein, producing the protein MAAKLRIGVVGLGGIAQKAWLPVLGAADDWTLQAAWSPGKEKALRICETWRIPYADSLEQLAAQCDAVFVHTSTASHYEVVSRLLNAGVHVCVDKPLADKLSDAETLVELAARRHLTLMVGFNRRFAPLYRELKAQSGNAASLRMDKHRSDSVGHDLRFTLLDDYLHVVDTALWLAGEKARLSGGTLHTNAQGEMLYAEHHFSAGMVQITTSMHRRAGSQREWVQVVTDGGLYEVRDMREWQEERGGGVIQRPVPGWQTTLEQRGFTGCARHFIECVQNQTVPETSGEQALLAQRIVEKLWRDAMSE; encoded by the coding sequence ATGGCGGCGAAACTACGTATAGGAGTGGTTGGCCTGGGCGGTATCGCGCAAAAGGCGTGGTTACCTGTCCTGGGTGCCGCCGATGACTGGACGCTACAGGCGGCATGGTCTCCGGGAAAAGAGAAAGCGCTGCGTATCTGTGAAACCTGGCGTATTCCCTATGCCGATTCTCTGGAACAGCTGGCGGCGCAGTGCGATGCCGTATTCGTACATACTTCAACGGCTTCACATTATGAAGTTGTAAGCCGCTTGCTCAATGCCGGAGTTCACGTTTGCGTAGATAAACCGCTGGCGGATAAGCTCAGCGACGCCGAGACGTTGGTTGAGCTGGCGGCTCGCCGCCATCTCACCCTGATGGTCGGATTTAACCGCCGTTTTGCCCCCCTGTATCGCGAACTTAAGGCGCAGTCTGGTAACGCTGCCTCGTTGCGGATGGATAAGCACCGTAGCGACAGCGTGGGCCACGATCTGCGCTTCACGTTGTTGGATGACTATCTGCATGTGGTTGATACGGCGCTTTGGCTGGCGGGTGAGAAAGCGCGTTTAAGCGGCGGTACGCTGCACACCAACGCGCAAGGTGAAATGCTGTATGCCGAACACCACTTCAGTGCCGGGATGGTGCAGATAACGACCAGTATGCACCGGCGAGCCGGAAGTCAGCGCGAATGGGTGCAGGTGGTAACCGACGGCGGATTATATGAAGTCCGTGATATGCGCGAGTGGCAGGAGGAGCGGGGAGGTGGTGTGATACAGCGGCCGGTCCCCGGCTGGCAGACGACCCTTGAGCAGCGGGGCTTTACCGGCTGCGCCAGGCACTTTATCGAATGTGTGCAAAATCAGACGGTTCCTGAAACGTCCGGAGAGCAGGCGCTGCTGGCTCAGCGCATTGTAGAAAAACTCTGGCGCGATGCGATGAGTGAATAA
- the rluC gene encoding 23S rRNA pseudouridine(955/2504/2580) synthase RluC, which translates to MKTEIPSVKMVAIADDEAGQRIDNFLRTQLKGVPKSMIYRILRKGEVRVNKKRVKPEYKLEAGDEVRIPPVRVSEKEEEAVSPHLQKVAALADVILYEDDHILVLNKPSGTAVHGGSGLSFGVIEGLRALRPEARFLELVHRLDRDTSGVLLVAKKRSALRSLHEQLRDKGMQKDYLALVRGQWQSHTKVVQAPLLKNILQSGERIVRVNQEGKPSETRFKVEERYALATLVRCSPVTGRTHQIRVHTQYAGHPIAFDDRYGDREFDKQLAGTGLNRLFLHAAALKFTHPGTGEVMRVEAPLDNQLKRCLQVLRNAR; encoded by the coding sequence ATGAAAACTGAGATCCCAAGCGTAAAAATGGTTGCCATTGCCGATGATGAGGCCGGGCAACGTATCGACAACTTTTTGCGTACGCAGCTGAAAGGCGTACCGAAGAGTATGATTTATCGCATCTTGCGTAAAGGCGAGGTGCGGGTGAATAAAAAGCGGGTGAAGCCTGAGTATAAGCTGGAAGCCGGCGACGAAGTTCGTATTCCTCCAGTTCGCGTATCAGAAAAAGAAGAAGAGGCGGTCTCGCCTCATTTACAAAAAGTCGCTGCGCTGGCCGATGTGATCCTTTATGAAGACGATCATATCCTGGTGCTTAATAAGCCTTCCGGTACTGCGGTACATGGCGGCAGCGGGCTGAGCTTTGGTGTGATTGAAGGCCTGCGTGCGCTGCGCCCGGAAGCGCGCTTCCTTGAACTGGTTCATCGTCTCGATCGCGATACGTCAGGGGTTTTGCTGGTCGCCAAAAAACGGTCTGCGCTGCGTTCACTACACGAGCAGCTGCGCGACAAAGGGATGCAAAAGGATTACCTGGCGCTGGTGCGCGGGCAGTGGCAGTCCCATACTAAAGTGGTGCAGGCTCCTTTACTGAAAAATATTCTGCAAAGCGGTGAACGCATTGTGCGGGTTAACCAGGAAGGCAAGCCTTCTGAGACGCGCTTTAAAGTTGAAGAGCGTTATGCCCTGGCGACACTTGTGCGGTGCAGTCCGGTCACCGGCCGTACGCATCAGATTCGCGTGCATACCCAATATGCCGGCCATCCTATTGCTTTTGACGATCGCTACGGCGACCGCGAATTTGATAAGCAGCTGGCAGGCACCGGCCTGAACCGCCTGTTCCTGCATGCTGCGGCGCTGAAGTTTACGCATCCGGGTACCGGGGAGGTTATGCGCGTTGAAGCGCCTTTAGATAATCAGCTTAAGCGTTGCCTGCAGGTGCTGCGTAACGCCAGATAG
- a CDS encoding LysR family transcriptional regulator, whose translation MKKQERIDRIELMRTFIRIVEAGSLSAAAVQMNTTQATVSRRLQSLEGLLGARLILRTTHAMKLTDDGERCYQHARQVVDAWLALEDDLRIADDRPVGILRVRAPHAFGQQQLLGPLVDFLQRYPQLSVEWMLNDKTVDFLSDGIDCAIRVGAEVDPATVSVLLAEVPRSVVASPSLLSSYPALTAPQEMSLLPWIAISTFYQHEVMLQSQTDDLLITFGIAPCLSTDSVHVARNTALAGLGAAIVSSWAVAEDIAAGRLVELFPQWRASPLPVHLVYPWARYYPTRLRKFLDLMREVMPQIAGMQKPEEG comes from the coding sequence ATGAAGAAGCAGGAGCGTATAGATCGTATTGAACTGATGCGCACGTTTATTCGCATTGTGGAGGCCGGTTCTCTCTCCGCGGCGGCGGTACAGATGAACACCACCCAGGCGACAGTCAGCCGACGGCTCCAGTCTCTGGAAGGGCTACTTGGCGCCAGGCTGATTCTACGCACCACCCATGCGATGAAGCTGACCGATGATGGTGAGCGCTGCTATCAGCACGCCCGCCAGGTTGTCGATGCCTGGCTGGCGCTGGAGGACGACCTGCGTATCGCCGATGACCGACCCGTAGGGATCCTCAGAGTACGGGCGCCCCACGCCTTTGGTCAGCAGCAGCTGTTGGGACCGCTGGTAGATTTTCTGCAGCGCTATCCGCAGCTCTCGGTTGAATGGATGCTGAACGATAAGACGGTAGATTTTCTGAGCGATGGCATCGACTGCGCGATCCGCGTCGGAGCGGAGGTGGATCCGGCCACCGTATCGGTACTGCTGGCCGAGGTTCCGCGCAGCGTGGTGGCATCCCCATCGTTGCTGAGCAGCTACCCGGCATTAACCGCGCCTCAGGAGATGTCGTTACTCCCCTGGATTGCTATCAGCACGTTTTATCAGCATGAGGTGATGCTGCAGTCTCAGACGGATGATCTGCTTATTACCTTCGGCATTGCTCCTTGCCTGAGTACGGATAGCGTACATGTCGCTCGTAATACTGCGCTGGCGGGGCTGGGGGCGGCGATTGTGTCGAGCTGGGCGGTGGCGGAAGACATTGCCGCCGGGCGACTGGTCGAGCTGTTTCCGCAGTGGCGAGCTTCCCCACTGCCGGTACATCTGGTATACCCCTGGGCGCGCTATTATCCCACGCGGTTGCGTAAGTTTCTCGATCTGATGCGTGAGGTCATGCCCCAGATTGCGGGGATGCAGAAGCCGGAAGAGGGATAA
- a CDS encoding Maf family protein — MSELILASTSPWRRMLLEKLSVPFECAAPDVDETPQPGESARQLVMRLAQAKAQALAARYPQHLIIGSDQVCVLDGEITGKPHTEENAHRQLRRASGTIVTFYTGLALYNSANGHLQTECEPFDVHFRRLTDQEIDSYIRKENPLQCAGSFKSEGLGITLFERLEGRDPNALIGLPLIALCQMLRREEFNPLLT, encoded by the coding sequence ATGTCTGAACTGATCCTCGCCTCAACCTCGCCGTGGCGGCGAATGCTGCTGGAGAAGCTGTCGGTACCTTTTGAATGCGCTGCGCCGGACGTTGACGAAACCCCGCAGCCCGGAGAATCAGCGCGCCAGCTGGTAATGCGCCTGGCTCAGGCAAAGGCGCAGGCCCTTGCTGCCCGCTACCCACAGCATCTCATTATAGGTTCCGATCAGGTTTGTGTCCTGGACGGTGAAATTACCGGAAAGCCGCACACGGAAGAAAACGCCCACAGGCAGTTAAGGAGGGCCAGCGGTACCATCGTCACGTTCTACACCGGCCTGGCGTTGTATAATTCCGCTAACGGCCATCTGCAAACTGAATGCGAACCTTTTGACGTTCATTTCCGTCGCTTAACCGATCAGGAAATCGACAGCTATATCCGTAAAGAGAACCCGCTACAGTGCGCCGGAAGCTTCAAAAGTGAAGGATTAGGCATCACCCTTTTCGAGCGCCTCGAGGGGCGCGATCCTAACGCCCTGATCGGTTTACCGCTCATCGCCTTGTGTCAAATGCTGCGCCGGGAAGAATTTAATCCCCTGCTCACATAA
- the yceD gene encoding 23S rRNA accumulation protein YceD, producing MQKVKLPLTLDPVRTAQKRLDYQGIYTRDQAVRVADSVVSVDSDVECSMSFAIDNQRLAVLTGDATVSVTLECQRCGKPFPHHVHTTYCFSPVRNDEQAEALPEAYEPIEVNDFGEIDLLALVEDEIILSLPVVPVHDSEHCEVSDADMVFGELPEEAQKPNPFAVLASLKHK from the coding sequence ATGCAAAAGGTAAAATTACCCCTGACTCTCGATCCGGTTCGCACGGCTCAAAAGCGCTTAGATTACCAAGGTATCTATACCCGTGATCAGGCTGTGCGTGTCGCTGATTCTGTTGTCAGCGTGGACAGCGATGTGGAATGCAGCATGTCGTTCGCTATTGATAACCAGCGCCTTGCCGTTTTAACCGGCGATGCGACGGTGTCAGTAACCCTCGAATGTCAGCGTTGCGGGAAACCGTTCCCCCATCACGTCCACACAACGTATTGTTTTAGCCCAGTCAGAAATGACGAACAGGCCGAAGCACTGCCGGAAGCGTATGAGCCGATTGAGGTTAACGACTTCGGTGAAATCGATCTGCTGGCGCTGGTTGAAGATGAAATCATCCTCTCCTTGCCCGTAGTTCCGGTGCATGATTCTGAACACTGTGAAGTGTCCGACGCGGACATGGTCTTTGGCGAACTGCCTGAAGAGGCACAAAAACCAAATCCATTTGCCGTATTAGCCAGCTTAAAGCATAAGTAA
- the rpmF gene encoding 50S ribosomal protein L32 produces MAVQQNKPTRSKRGMRRSHDALTAVTSLSVDKASGEKHLRHHITADGFYRGRKVIAK; encoded by the coding sequence ATGGCCGTACAACAGAATAAACCAACCCGTTCCAAACGTGGCATGCGTCGTTCCCATGACGCTCTGACCGCAGTCACCAGCCTGTCTGTAGACAAAGCTTCTGGTGAGAAACACCTGCGTCACCACATCACTGCCGACGGTTTCTACCGCGGTCGCAAGGTCATCGCTAAGTAA